A genomic window from Silene latifolia isolate original U9 population chromosome Y, ASM4854445v1, whole genome shotgun sequence includes:
- the LOC141631191 gene encoding uncharacterized protein LOC141631191, whose protein sequence is MARLSLSKRKKIVVTYIVIYRQMLLMVMETIVELLCLLANLNSKIMKSMTYVFDNSIDERIQARLLNLRSIIHGNDVVCFDNLRMDRSCFEELSYILEEVERLYPDISIQFFLPCLDVIIFCSRNLNRLLKIAKMKDETNCLGALDGTHIKLRVGGEDKVRFRTRRGELTTNVLAACTRDMQFVYLLPGWEGSTHDNRILRDALSRNNPLRVSQGYYYLCDAGYMNCEGFLTPFRGSQIFVIVMTTHSRWSSVEDQALVSAMQDLLVLGGWKADNGQFKNGAYSKIETLLEEKLPGCGKRAKPHIESRVKTLRKQFDAITDMLSPQASGFGWNDEQKFVTCEHSVWEAWLKSQKNAVGLRNRPFPLYDELAKIWGKDRANGNEGGSVQDALEEMENEVRGEQEEIEEEEIHISNTSGMSSTEVEASPSSAPVNKKTKKARTETIEALREFSGQLNKMTDVMKTAGEHIGRLANSFKHESESADRRMQVISEVMKIEGLTRAEVIFGFKKSCYGSP, encoded by the exons ATGGCTCGACTGTCTTTGAGTAAACGGAAGAAGATAGTTGTTACATATATTGTGATATATAGACAAATGCTTTTGATGGTTATGGAGACTATTGTTGAATTATTATGTCTTCTAGCAAATTTAAATAGTAAGATTATGAAATCTATGACATATGTGTTTGACAACTCCATTGATGAAAGAATTCAAGCAAGACTTTTAAATCTTAGGTCAATTATACATGGGAATGATGTAGTATGTTTCGATAACCTTAGGATGGATAGATCATGCTTTG AAGAACTCAGTTATATTTTAGAAGAAGTGGAGAGACTGTATCCAGACATTTCAATTCAGTTCTTCTTGCCGTGCTTAGATGTCATCATCTTTTGTTCAAGAAACCTGAACCGATTACTGAAAATTGCTAAGATGAAAGATGAAACT AATTGCTTGGGTGCTTTAGATGGAACACATATTAAGCTTCGTGTTGGAGGGGAGGATAAAGTTAGGTTTAGAACTAGGAGAGGAGAACTTACTACTAATGTTCTCGCGGCCTGCACACGTGATATGCAATTTGTTTATTTGTTGCCCGGTTGGGAGGGTTCGACACATGATAATAGAATTCTCCGTGATGCACTATCTAGGAATAATCCTTTGAGAGTATCGCAAG GGTATTATTATCTATGCGATGCTGGATATATGAATTGTGAGGGATTTTTAACACCATTTAGAGGA AGTCAGATTTTTGTCATTGTGATGACTACTCACTCAAGGTGGTCAAGTGTTGAGGATCAAGCACTTGTAAGTGCTATGCAAGATCTTCTCGTCCTCGGTGGATGGAAAGCAGATAACGGTCAGTTCAAAAATGGTGCTTACTCCAAGATTGAAACTCTTTTGGAGGAAAAATTGCCTGGATGTGGAAAGAGAGCCAAACCACATATTGAATCAAGAGTTAAGACTTTAAGAAAACAATTTGATGCGATTACGGATATGTTAAGTCCACAAGCTAGTGgtttcggttggaatgatgaacaAAAGTTTGTTACATGTGAACACTCAGTTTGGGAAGCTTGGCTAAAG AGCCAGAAAAATGCTGTAGGATTAAGAAATAGGCCTTTCCCCTTATATGACGAGTTAGCAAAAATTTGGGGTAAAGATAGGGCTAACGGCAACGAGGGCGGTAGCGTGCAAGATGCACTAGAGGAGATGGAGAACGAAGTTAGAGGTGAACAAgaagaaattgaagaagaagaaatTCATATCTCTAACACATCAGGGATGTCAAGTACTGAAGTTGAGGCGTCGCCATCAAGTGCACCTGTTAATAAGAAGACAAAAAAGGCTAGAACTGAAACAATTGAAGCCTTAAGAGAATTTTCTGGCCAGCTTAATAAAATGACTGATGTGATGAAAACCGCAGGCGAGCACATAGGAAGGCTTGCCAATTCTTTTAAACATGAGTCCGAGTCTGCTGACAGAAGAATGCAAGTTATTTCGGAAGTAATGAAGATCGAAGGGTTAACACGTGCTGAAGTTATTTTTGGCTTCAAAAAAAGTTGCTACGGATCCCCTTGA